The following are encoded in a window of Ricinus communis isolate WT05 ecotype wild-type chromosome 4, ASM1957865v1, whole genome shotgun sequence genomic DNA:
- the LOC8266046 gene encoding uncharacterized protein LOC8266046 isoform X3, producing the protein MDYYTYTIHNYQSIFFSWSWPSSFSRAFFLPPPLSEHLLFDSTTHAAFALFLHKRQTDAALAQLFSGSSRTFALMITLAFYKLLITLLPRCFLFTFSITLFFLVEATVVFAEEEVEYHLRSTVEIVKQNLTKSQPHLDVNPKIVLWQTPFYDIKNLKDLPASHDHFKKLQLPVTSPILPPTLPATPMELDWGSMPTLDELKKFVNESPFKLKESWSLIKEMPTETILHNKLSKFRGTDVNLNFNQSQRKRVENSVFVTQRQNFVGGGTNKVLNALAAYLRYLEGTARDDWQDRVHERLRNAESRDGASFFTLFGPSLCLGIISRRRVHYEAIKYEKERNAGFLSPFGYSTTTVAAAADAVCSMEWYWLMALKGQISVGGTYSVRIWRWNGYLIQYTVVGHEGPAVLLVHGFGAFLEHYRDNIRDISKGGNRVWAITILGFGKSEKPNVVYTELMWSELLKDFIIEVVGEPVHLIGNSIGGYFTSIVACFWPALVKSIVLINSAGDVIPGYGYPQFTKERQTSVIARLGAELLLLYLRLNIRTIMKNCYPTKTERADDLLINEMLRASFDPGVIVVLESIFSFNLSLPLNYLLEDLKDKVLIVQGMKDPISDSKFKVSMLKDHCSGVVIRKLDAGHCPHDELPEEVNPIICEWVVAAESKILAGSLT; encoded by the exons ATGGACTACTATACATACACCATCCATAATTACCAATCTATTTTCTTCTCATGGTCATGGCCCTCCTCTTTTTCCCGCGCTTTCTTTCTCCCTCCCCCTCTCTCCGAACACCTCCTCTTCGATTCAACAACCCATGCTGCTTTTGCTCTCTTTCTCCACAAACGACAAACCGACGCCGCACTAGCTCAGCTATTCTCTGGTTCAAGCAGGACCTTCGCGTTGATGATCACTTTGGCCTTTTACAAGCTTCTAATCACTCTCCTTCCTCGCTGCTTCCTCTTTACGTTTTCGATCACATTATTCTTTCTC GTGGAAGCTACTGTTGTATTTGCGGAAGAGGAGGTAGAGTACCATCTCCGCTCGACAGTAGAGATTGTTAAacaaaatttgacaaaatcaCAACCTCATTTAGATGTTAATCCAAAGATAGTTCTTTGGCAGACTcctttttatgatattaag AATCTAAAAGACTTGCCTGCATCACATGATCATTTTAAGAAACTTCAGTTGCCAGTAACATCACCTATTTTGCCCCCAACCTTACCTGCCACGCCAATGGAACTCGACTGGG GTTCTATGCCCACATTGGATGAGCTGAAGAAATTTGTGAATGAAAGTCCCTTCAAATTGAAAGAGAGCTGGAGTTTGATCAAGGAGATGCCTACTGAAACCATATTGCATAACAAACTATCAAAATTTAGGGGCACGGATGtgaatttgaatttcaatCAAAGTCAAAGGAAGAGAGTGGAAAATTCTGTTTTTGTCACACAAAGGCAAAATTTCGTGGGAGGTGGGACGAATAAAGTACTGAATGCCTTGGCTGCATACTTGAGATATCTGGAGGGAACCGCTAGAGATGACTGGCAAGA CAGGGTACATGAGCGGTTACGTAATGCTGAAAGTCGGGATGGGGCTTCATTTTTCACACTCTTTGGTCCTTCACTTTGTCTTGGCATTATATCTAGAAGGAGGGTGCATTATGAAGCAATCAAATATGAGAAGGAACGAAATGCTGGATTTCTATCGCCCTTTGGATATTCAACAACCACTGTTGCTGCAGCTGCTGATGCTGTGTGCTCAATGGAG TGGTATTGGCTTATGGCTCTAAAAGGTCAAATAAGTGTTGGAGGAACATATTCTGTCCGAATATGGCGATGGAATGGGTATTTAATTCAG TATACTGTTGTTGGTCATGAAGGTCCTGCAGTTCTCCTTGTGCATGGTTTTGGTGCATTTTTGGAGCACTACCGCGATAATATTCGTGATATATCCAAAGGTGGAAACCGTGTTTGGGCAATCACAATTTTGGGATTTGGAAAATCAGAAAAGCCAAATGTTGTGTACACTGAACTTATGTGGTCTGAATTGCTGaaagattttataattgaagTTGTGGGTGAACCTGTGCATCTCATTGGGAACTCTATTGGTG GGTATTTTACATCAATTGTTGCATGTTTTTGGCCTGCATTGGTCAAGTCTATTGTCCTTATCAACAGTGCTGGGGATGTTATTCCAGGATATGGTTATCCACAGTTCACCAAA GAGAGACAGACATCTGTGATTGCACGGCTGGGGGCTGAGCTCCTTTTACTTTACTTAAGGTTGAACATTAGaacaataatgaaaaattgCTACCCAACT AAAACAGAGAGAGCTGATGATTTGCTTATTAATGAAATGCTAAGAGCT TCCTTCGATCCTGGTGTAATAGTGGTCCTGGAAAGTATTTTCAGTTTCAATCTCTCTCTTCCACTTAATTATCTCTTGGAAGATTTAAAGGATAAAGTTCTAATCGTACAG GGAATGAAAGATCCTATATCCGACTCTAAATTCAAAGTGTCCATGCTCAAAGATCATTGTTCTGGAGTCGTGATAAGGAAATTGGATGCTG GCCACTGTCCCCATGATGAGCTACCAGAAGAAGTAAATCCTATCATTTGTGAATGGGTTGTGGCAGCAGAAAGCAAAATTCTAGCGGGGAGTTTGACATAG
- the LOC8266046 gene encoding uncharacterized protein LOC8266046 isoform X1: MVMALLFFPRFLSPSPSLRTPPLRFNNPCCFCSLSPQTTNRRRTSSAILWFKQDLRVDDHFGLLQASNHSPSSLLPLYVFDHIILSRYSDEMLEIVLFALQDLRNSLKEQGSNLMIRFGSAEGVIRDLVQEVEATVVFAEEEVEYHLRSTVEIVKQNLTKSQPHLDVNPKIVLWQTPFYDIKNLKDLPASHDHFKKLQLPVTSPILPPTLPATPMELDWGSMPTLDELKKFVNESPFKLKESWSLIKEMPTETILHNKLSKFRGTDVNLNFNQSQRKRVENSVFVTQRQNFVGGGTNKVLNALAAYLRYLEGTARDDWQDRVHERLRNAESRDGASFFTLFGPSLCLGIISRRRVHYEAIKYEKERNAGFLSPFGYSTTTVAAAADAVCSMEWYWLMALKGQISVGGTYSVRIWRWNGYLIQYTVVGHEGPAVLLVHGFGAFLEHYRDNIRDISKGGNRVWAITILGFGKSEKPNVVYTELMWSELLKDFIIEVVGEPVHLIGNSIGGYFTSIVACFWPALVKSIVLINSAGDVIPGYGYPQFTKERQTSVIARLGAELLLLYLRLNIRTIMKNCYPTKTERADDLLINEMLRASFDPGVIVVLESIFSFNLSLPLNYLLEDLKDKVLIVQGMKDPISDSKFKVSMLKDHCSGVVIRKLDAGHCPHDELPEEVNPIICEWVVAAESKILAGSLT, translated from the exons ATGGTCATGGCCCTCCTCTTTTTCCCGCGCTTTCTTTCTCCCTCCCCCTCTCTCCGAACACCTCCTCTTCGATTCAACAACCCATGCTGCTTTTGCTCTCTTTCTCCACAAACGACAAACCGACGCCGCACTAGCTCAGCTATTCTCTGGTTCAAGCAGGACCTTCGCGTTGATGATCACTTTGGCCTTTTACAAGCTTCTAATCACTCTCCTTCCTCGCTGCTTCCTCTTTACGTTTTCGATCACATTATTCTTTCTC GATACTCTGACGAAATGCTAGAAATTGTGCTTTTCGCACTGCAAGATTTAAGGAATTCATTAAAAGAACAAGGGTCTAATTTGATGATTAGGTTTGGGAGTGCTGAGGGTGTCATAAGAGACCTTGTACAAGag GTGGAAGCTACTGTTGTATTTGCGGAAGAGGAGGTAGAGTACCATCTCCGCTCGACAGTAGAGATTGTTAAacaaaatttgacaaaatcaCAACCTCATTTAGATGTTAATCCAAAGATAGTTCTTTGGCAGACTcctttttatgatattaag AATCTAAAAGACTTGCCTGCATCACATGATCATTTTAAGAAACTTCAGTTGCCAGTAACATCACCTATTTTGCCCCCAACCTTACCTGCCACGCCAATGGAACTCGACTGGG GTTCTATGCCCACATTGGATGAGCTGAAGAAATTTGTGAATGAAAGTCCCTTCAAATTGAAAGAGAGCTGGAGTTTGATCAAGGAGATGCCTACTGAAACCATATTGCATAACAAACTATCAAAATTTAGGGGCACGGATGtgaatttgaatttcaatCAAAGTCAAAGGAAGAGAGTGGAAAATTCTGTTTTTGTCACACAAAGGCAAAATTTCGTGGGAGGTGGGACGAATAAAGTACTGAATGCCTTGGCTGCATACTTGAGATATCTGGAGGGAACCGCTAGAGATGACTGGCAAGA CAGGGTACATGAGCGGTTACGTAATGCTGAAAGTCGGGATGGGGCTTCATTTTTCACACTCTTTGGTCCTTCACTTTGTCTTGGCATTATATCTAGAAGGAGGGTGCATTATGAAGCAATCAAATATGAGAAGGAACGAAATGCTGGATTTCTATCGCCCTTTGGATATTCAACAACCACTGTTGCTGCAGCTGCTGATGCTGTGTGCTCAATGGAG TGGTATTGGCTTATGGCTCTAAAAGGTCAAATAAGTGTTGGAGGAACATATTCTGTCCGAATATGGCGATGGAATGGGTATTTAATTCAG TATACTGTTGTTGGTCATGAAGGTCCTGCAGTTCTCCTTGTGCATGGTTTTGGTGCATTTTTGGAGCACTACCGCGATAATATTCGTGATATATCCAAAGGTGGAAACCGTGTTTGGGCAATCACAATTTTGGGATTTGGAAAATCAGAAAAGCCAAATGTTGTGTACACTGAACTTATGTGGTCTGAATTGCTGaaagattttataattgaagTTGTGGGTGAACCTGTGCATCTCATTGGGAACTCTATTGGTG GGTATTTTACATCAATTGTTGCATGTTTTTGGCCTGCATTGGTCAAGTCTATTGTCCTTATCAACAGTGCTGGGGATGTTATTCCAGGATATGGTTATCCACAGTTCACCAAA GAGAGACAGACATCTGTGATTGCACGGCTGGGGGCTGAGCTCCTTTTACTTTACTTAAGGTTGAACATTAGaacaataatgaaaaattgCTACCCAACT AAAACAGAGAGAGCTGATGATTTGCTTATTAATGAAATGCTAAGAGCT TCCTTCGATCCTGGTGTAATAGTGGTCCTGGAAAGTATTTTCAGTTTCAATCTCTCTCTTCCACTTAATTATCTCTTGGAAGATTTAAAGGATAAAGTTCTAATCGTACAG GGAATGAAAGATCCTATATCCGACTCTAAATTCAAAGTGTCCATGCTCAAAGATCATTGTTCTGGAGTCGTGATAAGGAAATTGGATGCTG GCCACTGTCCCCATGATGAGCTACCAGAAGAAGTAAATCCTATCATTTGTGAATGGGTTGTGGCAGCAGAAAGCAAAATTCTAGCGGGGAGTTTGACATAG
- the LOC8266046 gene encoding uncharacterized protein LOC8266046 isoform X2, whose product MVMALLFFPRFLSPSPSLRTPPLRFNNPCCFCSLSPQTTNRRRTSSAILWFKQDLRVDDHFGLLQASNHSPSSLLPLYVFDHIILSRYSDEMLEIVLFALQDLRNSLKEQGSNLMIRFGSAEGVIRDLVQEVEATVVFAEEEVEYHLRSTVEIVKQNLTKSQPHLDVNPKIVLWQTPFYDIKNLKDLPASHDHFKKLQLPVTSPILPPTLPATPMELDWGSMPTLDELKKFVNESPFKLKESWSLIKEMPTETILHNKLSKFRGTDVNLNFNQSQRKRVENSVFVTQRQNFVGGGTNKVLNALAAYLRYLEGTARDDWQEVHERLRNAESRDGASFFTLFGPSLCLGIISRRRVHYEAIKYEKERNAGFLSPFGYSTTTVAAAADAVCSMEWYWLMALKGQISVGGTYSVRIWRWNGYLIQYTVVGHEGPAVLLVHGFGAFLEHYRDNIRDISKGGNRVWAITILGFGKSEKPNVVYTELMWSELLKDFIIEVVGEPVHLIGNSIGGYFTSIVACFWPALVKSIVLINSAGDVIPGYGYPQFTKERQTSVIARLGAELLLLYLRLNIRTIMKNCYPTKTERADDLLINEMLRASFDPGVIVVLESIFSFNLSLPLNYLLEDLKDKVLIVQGMKDPISDSKFKVSMLKDHCSGVVIRKLDAGHCPHDELPEEVNPIICEWVVAAESKILAGSLT is encoded by the exons ATGGTCATGGCCCTCCTCTTTTTCCCGCGCTTTCTTTCTCCCTCCCCCTCTCTCCGAACACCTCCTCTTCGATTCAACAACCCATGCTGCTTTTGCTCTCTTTCTCCACAAACGACAAACCGACGCCGCACTAGCTCAGCTATTCTCTGGTTCAAGCAGGACCTTCGCGTTGATGATCACTTTGGCCTTTTACAAGCTTCTAATCACTCTCCTTCCTCGCTGCTTCCTCTTTACGTTTTCGATCACATTATTCTTTCTC GATACTCTGACGAAATGCTAGAAATTGTGCTTTTCGCACTGCAAGATTTAAGGAATTCATTAAAAGAACAAGGGTCTAATTTGATGATTAGGTTTGGGAGTGCTGAGGGTGTCATAAGAGACCTTGTACAAGag GTGGAAGCTACTGTTGTATTTGCGGAAGAGGAGGTAGAGTACCATCTCCGCTCGACAGTAGAGATTGTTAAacaaaatttgacaaaatcaCAACCTCATTTAGATGTTAATCCAAAGATAGTTCTTTGGCAGACTcctttttatgatattaag AATCTAAAAGACTTGCCTGCATCACATGATCATTTTAAGAAACTTCAGTTGCCAGTAACATCACCTATTTTGCCCCCAACCTTACCTGCCACGCCAATGGAACTCGACTGGG GTTCTATGCCCACATTGGATGAGCTGAAGAAATTTGTGAATGAAAGTCCCTTCAAATTGAAAGAGAGCTGGAGTTTGATCAAGGAGATGCCTACTGAAACCATATTGCATAACAAACTATCAAAATTTAGGGGCACGGATGtgaatttgaatttcaatCAAAGTCAAAGGAAGAGAGTGGAAAATTCTGTTTTTGTCACACAAAGGCAAAATTTCGTGGGAGGTGGGACGAATAAAGTACTGAATGCCTTGGCTGCATACTTGAGATATCTGGAGGGAACCGCTAGAGATGACTGGCAAGA GGTACATGAGCGGTTACGTAATGCTGAAAGTCGGGATGGGGCTTCATTTTTCACACTCTTTGGTCCTTCACTTTGTCTTGGCATTATATCTAGAAGGAGGGTGCATTATGAAGCAATCAAATATGAGAAGGAACGAAATGCTGGATTTCTATCGCCCTTTGGATATTCAACAACCACTGTTGCTGCAGCTGCTGATGCTGTGTGCTCAATGGAG TGGTATTGGCTTATGGCTCTAAAAGGTCAAATAAGTGTTGGAGGAACATATTCTGTCCGAATATGGCGATGGAATGGGTATTTAATTCAG TATACTGTTGTTGGTCATGAAGGTCCTGCAGTTCTCCTTGTGCATGGTTTTGGTGCATTTTTGGAGCACTACCGCGATAATATTCGTGATATATCCAAAGGTGGAAACCGTGTTTGGGCAATCACAATTTTGGGATTTGGAAAATCAGAAAAGCCAAATGTTGTGTACACTGAACTTATGTGGTCTGAATTGCTGaaagattttataattgaagTTGTGGGTGAACCTGTGCATCTCATTGGGAACTCTATTGGTG GGTATTTTACATCAATTGTTGCATGTTTTTGGCCTGCATTGGTCAAGTCTATTGTCCTTATCAACAGTGCTGGGGATGTTATTCCAGGATATGGTTATCCACAGTTCACCAAA GAGAGACAGACATCTGTGATTGCACGGCTGGGGGCTGAGCTCCTTTTACTTTACTTAAGGTTGAACATTAGaacaataatgaaaaattgCTACCCAACT AAAACAGAGAGAGCTGATGATTTGCTTATTAATGAAATGCTAAGAGCT TCCTTCGATCCTGGTGTAATAGTGGTCCTGGAAAGTATTTTCAGTTTCAATCTCTCTCTTCCACTTAATTATCTCTTGGAAGATTTAAAGGATAAAGTTCTAATCGTACAG GGAATGAAAGATCCTATATCCGACTCTAAATTCAAAGTGTCCATGCTCAAAGATCATTGTTCTGGAGTCGTGATAAGGAAATTGGATGCTG GCCACTGTCCCCATGATGAGCTACCAGAAGAAGTAAATCCTATCATTTGTGAATGGGTTGTGGCAGCAGAAAGCAAAATTCTAGCGGGGAGTTTGACATAG
- the LOC8266045 gene encoding protein LPA2: MALQIHSTSFLANNKSFQYHHLLYSKPKSKLTIQSQKPTPDNSTAPKKPTPPGLGFGSSSPSSSSSSKASGTDVSNKKKHKGKRERASIIRRSPVERPAFVSQEIDEAKAKEQGRNESAFLLAWLGLGGIILVQGIILSASGFLPDEWDKYFVKYLYPSFTPTVFLFVAGTVTYGVLKYLQNEELKDQK, from the exons ATGGCGCTACAAATCCACTCGACTTCTTTTCTCGCCAATAACAAATCTTTTCAATATCATCATCTTCTCTACTCCAAACCTAAATCAAAACTCACAATTCAATCCCAAAAACCGACTCCCGACAATTCAACCGCGCCAAAGAAACCCACCCCACCTGGGCTAGGGTTTGGCTCATCGTCTCCTTCATCTTCAAGCTCGAGTAAAGCAAGTGGGACAGATGTgagtaataaaaagaaacacaaGGGTAAAAGAGAGAGAGCTTCGATTATTAGAAGGTCACCTGTTGAGAGACCGGCATTTGTAAGCCAAGAAATTGATGAAGCTAAAGCTAAGGAGCAGGGCAGGAACGAAAGTGCCTTTCTTCTTGCTTGGTTGGGGCTTGGCGGTATCATTCTTGTTCAGGGGATTATTCTTTCTGCGTCAG GCTTCCTACCTGATGAATGGGACAAATATTTTGTGAAGTATCTATATCCATCCTTCACCCCTACAGTCTTCTTGTTTGTCGCTGGAACTGTTACATACGGAGTGTTGAAGTACCTGCAGAATGAGGAACTTAAAGACCAAAAATGA
- the LOC8266044 gene encoding protein EXORDIUM-like 3 produces MRLPPSPLFLLLTVISLLSGVSGWRPWPHLKPNSSDLLYDGSKKYEGSSEFVHLRYHMGPVLTANITVHTIWYGRWQKSQKKIIREFITSISAVNSRHPSVSGWWKTVQLYTDQTGANISRTVLLGEEKNDRFYSHGKSLTRLSIQSVIKSAVTARSKPLPINPKSGLYLLLTSDDVYVQDFCGQVCGFHYFTFPSIVGYTLPYAWVGNSAKFCPGVCAYPFAVPKFIPGLKAKKSPNGDVGVDGMISVIGHEIAELASNPLVNAWYAGQDPSAPVEIADLCEGIYGTGGGGSYTGQLLEGHDGATYNMNGIRRRYLVQWIWNHVVSYCTGPNALDQ; encoded by the coding sequence ATGAGACTGCCACCGTCTCCTTTATTTCTGCTCCTCACCGTGATTTCCCTTCTCTCCGGCGTCTCTGGGTGGCGCCCGTGGCCCCACCTAAAACCCAACTCATCTGATCTTCTGTACGATGGGTCCAAGAAATACGAGGGCTCATCTGAGTTCGTCCACTTACGTTACCACATGGGTCCTGTCCTAACAGCCAACATCACTGTACACACTATCTGGTACGGGAGGTGGCAAAAATCCCAAAAGAAAATCATCCGAGAGTTCATTACTTCAATTTCCGCCGTCAACTCTCGCCACCCTTCTGTTTCCGGTTGGTGGAAGACCGTACAACTTTACACCGATCAAACCGGAGCGAATATCTCGCGTACGGTTCTGTTAGGTGAAGAGAAAAACGACCGTTTTTACTCTCACGGGAAATCGTTAACTAGGTTATCTATACAGTCCGTGATTAAAAGTGCTGTCACAGCTAGATCAAAGCCGTTGCCAATTAATCCTAAAAGCgggttatatcttttattaacGTCTGATGACGTGTACGTTCAAGATTTTTGCGGACAGGTATGTGGGTTCCACTATTTTACATTCCCGTCCATTGTTGGCTATACGCTGCCGTATGCTTGGGTAGGAAATAGTGCTAAGTTTTGTCCAGGTGTGTGTGCATATCCGTTTGCCGTACCTAAATTTATACCGGGATTGAAGGCTAAAAAGTCACCGAACGGCGACGTAGGGGTGGATGGGATGATAAGTGTGATTGGTCATGAAATAGCTGAGTTAGCGAGTAACCCGTTAGTTAATGCTTGGTATGCGGGTCAGGACCCGAGTGCACCAGTGGAGATTGCTGATTTGTGTGAAGGAATATATGGGACTGGTGGTGGTGGGTCCTACACTGGGCAGTTATTGGAGGGACATGATGGTGCCACGTATAATATGAATGGAATCAGACGGAGGTACTTGGTTCAGTGGATTTGGAATCATGTGGTCAGTTACTGTACTGGCCCTAATGCACTTGATCAGTAG